The Petrocella atlantisensis genome has a window encoding:
- a CDS encoding LacI family DNA-binding transcriptional regulator yields MNIKDVANCAGVSISTVSRVINNTAKVSEDARKRVEAVLKETGYRPNSLARELQQNKTYTIGVLICVTELSMSSLSQSINAITDVLKANNYNIMLANSRYHADEELSIFNTFKEKRVDGILYFAAGFAKKHYAMLKNYKIPIVMIGQKSNYIDMPYVIHDDFYAAKTATEYLIQMGHQDIGFIGLPDYDEAAGLERKKGYKLAHEMNNIPLNPSRMTEGDFSIESGYEAMKILLKNPDDRPTAVFATTDFMAIGAISCANDMGLKVPDDISVMGFDDVHVAAFYQPPLTTIHTDTHAVGTKAAELLLSLMDKENPNKITKYVASYSLMERGSVRPLSSI; encoded by the coding sequence ATGAATATCAAAGATGTGGCCAATTGTGCCGGTGTCTCAATCAGTACTGTCTCAAGGGTCATCAATAATACAGCGAAAGTAAGTGAAGATGCACGTAAAAGAGTCGAAGCTGTCCTCAAAGAAACGGGGTACAGGCCTAATTCACTTGCAAGGGAACTGCAACAAAATAAAACTTATACCATAGGTGTCTTAATTTGCGTTACAGAACTTAGTATGAGTTCACTTAGTCAATCTATCAACGCCATAACAGATGTATTAAAAGCCAATAACTACAATATCATGCTCGCTAACAGTCGATACCATGCTGATGAGGAGTTAAGTATCTTTAATACTTTTAAAGAGAAGAGAGTCGATGGTATCTTATATTTTGCTGCCGGTTTTGCCAAAAAGCACTATGCCATGTTGAAAAACTATAAGATTCCGATTGTTATGATTGGACAAAAAAGCAATTATATAGATATGCCTTATGTCATTCATGATGACTTTTATGCTGCCAAAACCGCTACGGAATATTTGATTCAAATGGGCCATCAAGATATTGGTTTTATTGGCTTACCGGATTACGATGAGGCTGCCGGCCTGGAACGTAAAAAAGGATATAAACTGGCCCATGAGATGAATAACATCCCCCTTAATCCAAGTAGAATGACTGAAGGTGACTTCAGTATTGAAAGCGGTTATGAAGCTATGAAAATACTCCTAAAAAATCCGGACGATCGCCCTACTGCAGTTTTTGCCACTACAGACTTTATGGCTATCGGTGCCATTAGCTGTGCCAATGATATGGGTTTAAAAGTGCCTGATGACATTTCCGTGATGGGTTTTGACGATGTTCATGTTGCAGCTTTTTATCAGCCACCTCTCACAACCATCCATACTGACACCCATGCTGTCGGTACAAAAGCTGCCGAACTTTTACTTAGTCTTATGGACAAAGAGAACCCTAATAAAATCACCAAATATGTTGCCAGTTATTCCTTAATGGAAAGGGGTAGCGTCCGACCTTTATCATCCATTTGA
- a CDS encoding GGDEF domain-containing protein, protein MTSLQNTFEINLTFLGTLPTIIVLLILIMLYIITSLFIQRLKYIGQAVLIECSILVTLIIYLFLTHARTDLEIFNYSRLLYLSYIVLAAVIVGATSWMTKKKTKIPFILAVIMSTIIIILIFSNDVWFITRGVQYGSTPSAVKGPYFFVFQLYSILLALYILVDFILLYYRNRPLFKEIWLLYGAILLYCIHTTYLSYMIIKYPYSNPNLYLSTLLFATLKTIYTFKKIKETIVKRESYYQAYLYDDLTSLFSRNYALENIHHLLNAVHLKDYYFAIIDVDHFKKINDRYGHHMGDLILKNLGSILKNQPPSSVISGRLGGDEFIMIFKEMSKEKVQKNLESILKDYNDMIAHMGIQMNNTQTGLSIGYIPFREGMKEKDILTMADAAMYEAKSKGKNTIVLKLEEDPTVMV, encoded by the coding sequence ATGACTTCTTTACAAAATACATTTGAAATTAACCTTACTTTCTTAGGCACCTTACCCACGATCATTGTGCTACTGATTCTAATTATGTTATACATCATCACCTCCCTGTTTATACAACGTCTTAAATATATAGGACAAGCTGTTCTTATTGAGTGTTCTATCCTAGTCACTTTAATCATCTATTTATTCTTGACCCATGCCCGTACTGATCTTGAGATTTTTAACTATTCAAGGCTGTTATATCTTTCATATATCGTATTAGCAGCTGTTATCGTTGGTGCCACTTCTTGGATGACAAAAAAGAAAACAAAAATCCCTTTTATCTTGGCGGTTATTATGAGTACCATTATCATTATCCTAATTTTTTCTAATGATGTTTGGTTTATCACAAGAGGCGTCCAATATGGTAGCACGCCTTCAGCCGTCAAAGGTCCCTACTTTTTCGTTTTTCAGCTTTATTCGATCTTGCTCGCTCTTTATATACTGGTTGATTTTATTTTGTTATATTATCGCAATAGACCTTTATTTAAAGAAATTTGGCTTTTATATGGTGCCATATTGCTCTATTGTATTCATACCACTTATCTAAGCTATATGATTATAAAATACCCCTATAGCAACCCCAATCTATACCTTAGTACCTTGCTTTTTGCCACTTTAAAAACCATCTATACTTTCAAAAAAATCAAAGAAACGATTGTAAAACGAGAATCTTACTATCAAGCCTATCTTTATGATGATTTGACGAGCCTCTTTAGCAGAAATTATGCTCTTGAAAACATACATCACTTACTAAATGCCGTTCATCTGAAAGATTATTACTTTGCTATTATTGATGTGGACCATTTCAAAAAGATTAATGACCGTTATGGCCATCATATGGGTGACCTTATCCTGAAAAACTTGGGTTCAATACTAAAAAATCAGCCCCCATCTTCTGTTATAAGTGGTCGACTTGGTGGGGATGAGTTTATTATGATTTTCAAAGAAATGTCCAAAGAAAAAGTCCAAAAGAACCTAGAAAGCATTCTTAAGGACTATAATGATATGATTGCACATATGGGCATCCAAATGAATAACACACAAACCGGTCTAAGCATTGGTTATATCCCTTTTCGTGAAGGTATGAAAGAAAAAGATATACTAACTATGGCCGATGCCGCCATGTATGAAGCTAAAAGTAAAGGTAAAAATACCATCGTTCTTAAGCTTGAGGAAGATCCTACTGTCATGGTATGA
- a CDS encoding GGDEF domain-containing protein has translation MSIVFFLLRYKKVLQEKDYLYEKLTHDSLTHLYSRSYLLEALNHIERGTLLFIDLNNFKVVNDQLGHVVGDQLLLDFSDYLLQYNSMNFLPCRYGGDEFVLLISEDSITSLQIHDFLDTLIDQFRTILMNNDLSNSTIGLSIGMATFHDYNGNDAIIHADLAMYDAKKAGNNKIVVHDDGMVRK, from the coding sequence ATGTCCATTGTTTTTTTCCTTCTACGCTATAAAAAAGTTTTACAAGAAAAAGACTACCTCTATGAAAAATTGACCCATGATAGTTTAACCCATTTATATTCAAGAAGTTATCTTCTTGAAGCTTTAAACCACATCGAAAGAGGTACTTTACTCTTTATTGATCTCAATAATTTTAAAGTCGTTAATGATCAGTTGGGTCATGTCGTCGGCGATCAACTTCTCCTTGATTTTTCAGATTATCTACTCCAATACAATTCTATGAACTTCCTTCCTTGTCGATATGGTGGAGATGAGTTTGTTCTACTTATTTCAGAAGATAGTATAACTTCCTTGCAGATTCACGACTTTTTGGATACGCTTATTGATCAGTTCAGAACCATTCTAATGAACAATGATCTAAGTAATTCAACCATCGGTCTTAGTATCGGTATGGCAACTTTTCACGATTATAATGGAAATGATGCCATCATACATGCTGATCTTGCTATGTATGATGCAAAAAAAGCCGGCAATAATAAGATTGTCGTCCATGATGATGGGATGGTGAGAAAATGA
- a CDS encoding prephenate dehydratase, whose protein sequence is MDRIAVLGPKGTFTELATQKYLESQNIEMELAYYPSMRKTFDAVGTSCKYGVIPIENTLDGFVQIILDLLTHTNLKIIHEIVLPIRFAFVGNSACLDDIKKVYAQFKSENQCLDFLEQFRDRDIITTASNSQSYEEVIKGEDGVGAIIPIHMLSNRHDFKTVIEDITDSMDNETRFIIVSQHLNEEVVANRPWKTFFVVSDDLDRPGLLCDILNTFSKEKINLKSIISRPTKTGLGNYNFFIDIDGCYQKDEQVRVAIAHVYDKYNIKILGSYYRVMLKEDKK, encoded by the coding sequence ATGGATAGAATTGCAGTACTTGGACCGAAGGGAACATTTACAGAGCTTGCGACCCAAAAATACTTAGAATCACAAAATATAGAGATGGAATTGGCCTACTATCCTTCCATGCGTAAAACATTTGATGCCGTAGGGACCAGTTGTAAATATGGTGTCATACCTATCGAAAATACCTTAGACGGATTTGTACAGATTATCTTGGATTTGTTGACCCATACCAATTTGAAAATTATTCATGAGATTGTATTACCTATTAGATTTGCTTTTGTAGGCAACAGTGCATGTTTAGATGATATTAAAAAGGTCTATGCTCAGTTCAAGTCAGAGAATCAATGCTTGGATTTTCTAGAGCAGTTTAGAGATCGTGACATCATTACAACAGCAAGTAACAGTCAGTCCTATGAAGAAGTCATAAAAGGTGAGGATGGGGTAGGTGCTATTATTCCCATACATATGCTGAGTAACCGTCATGATTTTAAGACGGTCATCGAAGATATAACAGATTCTATGGACAATGAAACAAGATTTATTATAGTATCACAACATCTTAATGAGGAAGTGGTTGCCAATCGACCATGGAAGACTTTTTTTGTGGTTAGTGACGACCTAGATCGACCTGGTTTATTATGCGATATATTAAACACTTTTTCAAAAGAGAAAATCAATCTAAAATCAATTATATCCAGGCCAACCAAAACAGGCTTGGGCAATTATAACTTCTTTATTGATATAGATGGATGCTATCAAAAAGATGAGCAAGTGCGGGTAGCCATTGCTCATGTTTATGATAAGTACAATATTAAAATATTAGGTTCATATTATCGCGTTATGCTAAAAGAGGACAAAAAATAA
- a CDS encoding DegV family protein gives MSRIAIITCSTSGLDYIKGYEDVKIARTTIIMNQKEYMDGLDLKPSDFYNQLDCLEEIPQTAQPSPGQLLDIYQKLKDEGYTDAIYISISENLSGTYQGVCLSKSYVDDFNIHPFNSGSASYITGYMAMEAYRLVEEGASVDTVISHLEKIRENDYIFFMVDDLKYLVKNGRLSNSAAFMASMLKIKPLLEMNEDGKIVASEKIRTTKKALNRVIERFFESTNNGADTRFIFLFHTEAPEHLETVKARFEEVGIDTATLIDAPISPAVGCHLGKGVIGIGYVKNF, from the coding sequence ATGAGTAGAATTGCAATTATCACATGTAGTACAAGTGGACTTGATTATATAAAAGGCTATGAAGATGTAAAGATAGCAAGAACCACCATCATTATGAATCAAAAAGAATATATGGACGGACTTGATCTGAAGCCAAGTGACTTTTATAATCAACTGGATTGTCTTGAGGAAATACCTCAAACTGCTCAACCCTCTCCAGGTCAACTCCTTGATATCTATCAAAAGCTTAAAGACGAAGGGTATACCGATGCCATATATATTTCTATATCTGAGAACTTGAGCGGTACTTATCAAGGTGTCTGCCTTTCTAAGAGCTATGTTGATGACTTTAACATCCATCCTTTTAATAGCGGTTCAGCTTCTTATATAACAGGCTATATGGCGATGGAGGCATATCGTTTGGTTGAAGAGGGTGCTTCTGTCGATACGGTTATCAGCCATCTTGAAAAAATTAGAGAAAATGATTATATCTTTTTTATGGTCGATGATCTTAAGTATTTGGTTAAAAACGGTCGTCTATCCAACAGTGCTGCCTTTATGGCTTCAATGCTTAAAATTAAGCCACTTCTTGAGATGAATGAAGATGGTAAAATAGTGGCTTCTGAAAAGATTCGTACGACAAAAAAGGCGCTAAACCGAGTGATTGAAAGATTTTTCGAATCCACCAACAATGGTGCTGACACCCGCTTCATATTCCTTTTTCATACAGAGGCGCCTGAACACCTAGAAACAGTCAAAGCGCGTTTTGAGGAAGTAGGTATCGATACAGCAACACTTATTGATGCACCTATTTCTCCGGCAGTTGGCTGCCATCTTGGTAAAGGTGTCATCGGTATCGGGTATGTCAAGAATTTTTAA
- a CDS encoding type II toxin-antitoxin system PemK/MazF family toxin: MNFSDINVKCVYTVDFDPVRSPEFDRKHLALVLKKNNDSRTCVVMPLTKVSNGVGTNKEMITVINLPTSLASNPSYAVYNQVRTVNANRFIKLKEGGTPIESSVTDETFDSLFKLMIHDMTHDIPEKRIELYTDLLVGEKTTKIRSLAYDVKNKSSNEDVSSTEIQIRELMEGIEFIFTSSDYENGIDDIINSIVENKLEEIVE, from the coding sequence ATGAATTTTAGTGATATAAATGTTAAGTGCGTGTATACTGTTGACTTTGACCCTGTAAGATCACCAGAGTTTGACAGAAAACACTTAGCTCTTGTTCTTAAAAAGAATAATGATTCAAGAACATGCGTGGTTATGCCTCTAACAAAAGTATCTAATGGAGTTGGAACAAATAAGGAGATGATTACTGTAATCAACTTACCAACTTCTTTAGCATCGAACCCAAGTTACGCCGTGTATAATCAAGTTCGTACCGTTAATGCAAATAGATTCATAAAGCTTAAAGAAGGTGGAACACCAATCGAGTCATCAGTAACTGATGAAACATTTGATTCTTTGTTTAAGTTGATGATACACGATATGACACATGATATTCCCGAAAAAAGAATAGAGCTTTACACTGATTTGTTGGTCGGTGAAAAAACCACTAAGATAAGGTCTCTAGCTTATGACGTAAAAAATAAAAGTTCGAATGAGGATGTTTCTTCCACAGAAATACAAATTCGAGAATTGATGGAGGGTATCGAGTTTATATTCACCAGCTCTGACTATGAAAATGGTATTGATGATATCATAAATAGTATTGTAGAAAATAAACTTGAGGAAATTGTTGAATAA